In bacterium, the following are encoded in one genomic region:
- a CDS encoding neutral/alkaline non-lysosomal ceramidase N-terminal domain-containing protein: protein MKRWLKRLAIPVAALLAFAGVYYAANYNTARYNFAVVQEGKIYRSGLPDEAFLAEMVEKRKIKTIISFLGRPTDDEKKLIETHGIRVVNIKMYVSRDPTDEQIEQFLTLVSDPANQPVLVHCRGGADRTGLMIALKRVLHDGWSLEAAEKEMSFYRNLPLFTPMPQRKLRQYVLEKSVVDKRCAYSNKSVGSFRAAADKEVITPIGQTNLAGFSPKRLSLGVHDDLYARCLILECPHGEKLAIVSLDLVGFLRYDVLKVREELRKKGVIHPDSLIIVSTHQHAGPDPIGVWGRSIPFAPHLSGSGRDEEYLASVRAKIVNLVERSTKKLEKAELSVIQASGKGYSKNVRINEDLDTSLMALVAKGDKGVIGTLVNFGVHPETYRDKNQVITADFPGVLVQKMEAEFGGTSLFVNGLCGAMVSVRTNDLKIENPTYEQRAEAVGAGLTKRLVEEAISVKPIDCSGGCLRIRKKLVKIPLTNFVFQECVKLGVLPHNRDTMTEKQEAITEVGIIDIGDLRILLVPGEMQPGFGLKIKEMTGADMVFGLANDEIGYIIATEEFYRVIDHPKKGKVDVYAYERTMSLGEETGNKIYEAFKQLVTE from the coding sequence ATGAAGCGCTGGCTGAAGCGATTGGCGATTCCGGTTGCAGCACTTTTGGCGTTCGCCGGCGTGTATTACGCCGCGAATTACAATACTGCCCGATACAATTTTGCGGTAGTGCAAGAAGGAAAGATTTACCGTTCCGGTTTGCCGGATGAAGCCTTTCTTGCCGAGATGGTTGAAAAAAGGAAAATCAAAACCATTATCAGTTTTTTGGGACGGCCGACAGATGACGAAAAAAAGCTTATTGAAACTCATGGAATCCGGGTTGTGAATATAAAAATGTATGTATCCAGAGATCCGACTGATGAGCAGATTGAACAGTTCCTTACATTAGTCAGCGACCCTGCAAATCAGCCGGTGCTGGTTCATTGCCGGGGCGGCGCGGACCGGACCGGTCTGATGATCGCTCTCAAGCGAGTACTGCATGACGGCTGGAGCTTGGAAGCGGCGGAAAAAGAGATGAGTTTCTACCGAAATCTTCCGCTGTTCACGCCGATGCCGCAGAGGAAACTCCGGCAGTACGTTTTGGAAAAATCGGTCGTGGATAAGCGCTGCGCCTACTCTAACAAGTCGGTGGGCAGTTTCCGGGCGGCGGCCGACAAAGAAGTGATCACACCGATCGGTCAGACGAATCTTGCGGGATTTTCTCCAAAGCGGCTGTCGCTGGGGGTTCATGATGATCTTTACGCGCGTTGCTTGATTTTGGAATGTCCTCACGGAGAAAAATTGGCGATTGTTTCACTGGATCTGGTGGGCTTCCTTCGTTATGACGTTCTAAAAGTTCGCGAAGAGCTTAGGAAAAAAGGAGTAATCCATCCGGATTCTTTGATTATTGTTTCCACTCATCAGCATGCCGGTCCGGATCCTATCGGAGTTTGGGGAAGATCTATTCCATTCGCCCCGCATCTATCAGGTTCCGGACGAGACGAAGAGTATCTTGCCTCGGTGCGCGCAAAGATCGTAAACCTCGTTGAGCGCTCAACGAAGAAGCTGGAGAAAGCCGAGTTGTCGGTGATCCAAGCATCGGGCAAGGGATATTCCAAAAACGTTCGGATCAACGAAGATTTGGACACCTCACTAATGGCTCTAGTAGCAAAGGGCGATAAGGGAGTGATCGGCACATTGGTGAACTTTGGAGTTCATCCGGAAACCTATCGGGACAAAAATCAGGTGATTACGGCCGATTTTCCGGGAGTGCTGGTTCAGAAAATGGAGGCCGAATTCGGTGGTACGTCGCTTTTCGTGAACGGACTCTGCGGAGCGATGGTTTCGGTCCGTACGAACGACCTCAAGATCGAAAACCCGACCTATGAACAGCGCGCGGAAGCAGTGGGCGCCGGCTTGACCAAGCGTCTAGTTGAAGAAGCGATTAGCGTAAAACCGATTGATTGTTCCGGAGGATGTTTGCGGATTCGGAAAAAGCTGGTCAAGATCCCGCTGACTAATTTCGTGTTTCAGGAATGCGTGAAGTTGGGTGTCTTGCCGCACAACCGCGATACGATGACCGAAAAACAGGAAGCGATCACCGAAGTCGGGATCATCGACATTGGTGATCTGCGGATCCTGTTGGTACCCGGAGAGATGCAGCCCGGATTCGGACTGAAGATCAAAGAGATGACCGGCGCCGATATGGTTTTTGGTCTCGCCAACGACGAGATTGGCTATATCATCGCCACTGAAGAGTTCTATCGGGTAATCGATCATCCCAAAAAAGGAAAAGTGGACGTTTACGCTTACGAGCGGACGATGTCGCTCGGTGAAGAAACCGGAAATAAGATATACGAAGCATTCAAACAACTGGTAACCGAATAG